TAAAAAAAATATATTATTCTTCATCATCCGAAGTTTATGGAGAACCTGTTGTCTTACCTCAAAATGAATATACTACACCTTTAAACTCAAGACTACCTTATGCAGTTGTTAAAAACATTGGTGAAGCATATTGTAGGTCTTATCATCAAGAATATGGTTTAGAATATGTTATTTTTCGGTTTTTTAATACCTATGGTCCAAAACAAAGTCAAGATTTTGTAATGTCTAAATTTTTAAATGCAGCACTTAATAATGAAGATATTACGCTGTATGGAGATGGATTACAAACTAGAACTTTTTGCTATATTGATGATAATTTAGATGCTTGCTTAACAACGCTATATGATGATAATTATAATAATGAAGTATATAATATTGGAAATGATGATGTAATAACAATAAAAGAATTAGCAGAAACAATTATAGAGTTGACAAATTCTTCTTCTAAAATTATTCATTTACCACCACTAAAAGAAGGAGATATGACTAAAAGACAACCTGATATTTCTAAAATGAAAGAGCTTTTATCAAGAGATTTATTACCATATAAAGATGGAATTAAAAAGATTTTAGAAACATGGAATGTTAAATAGTTTTTTTAATTTTTAAAATATATGTGTGGCATTGTAGGTTATATTAGTAAAA
Above is a genomic segment from Chitinophagales bacterium containing:
- a CDS encoding NAD-dependent epimerase/dehydratase family protein, yielding MVKILITGGAGFIPSSLADKLLQNENHFVVLIDNLLTGNIQNIPNNKNCKFIKCDANNYNELAAIMTAYHFDYVFHYAAVVGVQRTLQNPIMVLDDIKGIENILQLSKNTGVKKIYYSSSSEVYGEPVVLPQNEYTTPLNSRLPYAVVKNIGEAYCRSYHQEYGLEYVIFRFFNTYGPKQSQDFVMSKFLNAALNNEDITLYGDGLQTRTFCYIDDNLDACLTTLYDDNYNNEVYNIGNDDVITIKELAETIIELTNSSSKIIHLPPLKEGDMTKRQPDISKMKELLSRDLLPYKDGIKKILETWNVK